In Janibacter cremeus, a genomic segment contains:
- a CDS encoding 3-hydroxybutyryl-CoA dehydrogenase, giving the protein MDNSMDAIGVVGCGLMGAGIAEVCARAGSDVVVVESSQERADAGRGRLEKSLRRAEERGRLDSADAVLARIRVVTELSQLADRDMVVEAIVEDESAKVDLFKQLDEIVESPEAILASNTSSIPIMKLATVTKRPGNVLGVHFFNPVPVLKLVELVPSLMTAEETTERARAYVDGKLGKHAITCQDRAGFVVNSLLIPFILSAIRMYESGFATAEDIDQGFVLGAAHPQGPLALADLIGLDTTMAVAQSLYEEFKEPLYAPPPLLARMVDAGLLGRKVGRGFYTYDG; this is encoded by the coding sequence ATGGACAACAGCATGGACGCAATCGGGGTCGTGGGATGCGGCCTCATGGGCGCGGGTATCGCCGAGGTGTGCGCTCGCGCCGGCTCGGACGTCGTCGTCGTGGAGTCGAGTCAGGAACGCGCCGACGCCGGCCGTGGTCGACTGGAGAAGTCGCTGCGGCGGGCCGAGGAGCGTGGGCGGCTCGACAGCGCGGACGCCGTCCTCGCGCGCATCCGGGTCGTCACCGAGCTGAGTCAGCTCGCCGACCGGGACATGGTCGTCGAGGCCATCGTCGAGGACGAGTCCGCGAAGGTCGACCTCTTCAAGCAGCTCGACGAGATCGTCGAGTCGCCCGAGGCGATCCTGGCCTCCAACACCAGCTCGATCCCGATCATGAAGCTCGCGACCGTGACCAAGCGCCCGGGCAACGTCCTCGGCGTGCACTTCTTCAACCCGGTACCCGTGCTCAAGCTCGTCGAGCTCGTCCCCTCCCTGATGACGGCCGAGGAGACGACGGAGCGTGCCCGCGCCTACGTCGACGGCAAGCTGGGCAAGCACGCGATCACCTGTCAGGACCGGGCCGGTTTCGTCGTCAACAGCCTGCTCATCCCGTTCATCCTCAGCGCGATCCGGATGTACGAGTCCGGCTTCGCCACCGCCGAGGACATCGACCAGGGCTTCGTGCTCGGTGCTGCCCACCCGCAGGGCCCTCTGGCCCTGGCGGATCTGATCGGCCTGGACACGACGATGGCGGTCGCCCAGTCGCTCTACGAGGAGTTCAAGGAGCCGCTCTACGCTCCCCCGCCGCTGCTCGCCCGCATGGTCGACGCGGGCCTGCTCGGCCGCAAGGTCGGGCGTGGGTTCTACACCTACGACGGCTGA